A single Triticum dicoccoides isolate Atlit2015 ecotype Zavitan chromosome 2A, WEW_v2.0, whole genome shotgun sequence DNA region contains:
- the LOC119355033 gene encoding DNA cross-link repair protein SNM1-like — protein sequence MVAAIAGDAETDLTLPISDDLDDNGFPASPPTAPATSSFADDFYRSGIDWSSLQAPPSHRRRPADGTTEKFCGPLVQKNLFQAWGIEKPASGMTEKVCGPPVQKNLFQAWGIQKPPREEAAQGVPVGAGASSSSPSPSVAGSGRKRRWGGSDENGASRKPVACPFYKQIPGTPFTVDAFRYGAVEWCSAYFLSHFHYDHYGGLTKKWCHGPIYCTALTARLVKMLLSIDSAYVCPLELDTEYVIDGVKVTFLEANHCPGAALIHFRPSDGKTYLHTGDFRASKSMQLHPLLQTGCISLLYLDTTYCNPKYKFPPQEDVIDFVVRTAQRYLKKQPKTLIVVGAYSIGKENVYLAISQALEVPIYTDASRRRILHSFGWPDLSKRISSCNQSSPLHVLPLASLQHENLKKYLETLDQRFLAVLAFRPTGWTFSEAAGKELDLIKPSSRGRVTIYGVPYSEHSSFSELRDFLKFLRPQKVIPTVNVGNAANRDKMQAYFREWLKGT from the exons atggtcgccgccatcgccggcgacgCCGAAACCGACCTGACCCTGCCCATTTCGGACGACCTCGACGACAACGGTTTCCCCGCGTCACCCCCCACCGCACCCGCCACCAGCAGCTTCGCCGACGACTTCTACCGCAGCGGCATCGACTGGTCCTCCCTGCAAGCCCCTCCTTCTCATCGGAGAAGGCCAGCCGATGGAACAACGGAGAAATTTTGCGGCCCGTTGGTTCAGAAGAACCTCTTCCAGGCGTGGGGGATCGAGAAGCCAGCCTCTGGAATGACGGAGAAAGTTTGCGGCCCGCCGGTTCAGAAGAACCTCTTCCAGGCGTGGGGAATCCAGAAGCCGCCGCGGGAAGAGGCGGCGCAGGGGGTCCCCGTTGGGGCTGGggcttcctcctcttccccttctcCTTCTGTTGCTGGGTCCGGTAGGAAGCGGCGCTGGGGAGGCTCGGACGAGAACGGGGCGTCCAGGAAGCCCGTCGCTTGCCCCTTCTACAAGCAGATTCCCG GTACGCCGTTCACGGTGGACGCATTTCGGTATGGAGCAGTTGAGTGGTGCTCTGCTTATTTTCTCAGCCATTTCCATTATGATCATTACGGTGGGTTAACCAAGAAGTGGTGTCATGGTCCTATCTATTGTACTGCACTCACTGCACGCCTGGTGAAGATGTTACTATCAATTGACTCTGC GTATGTTTGTCCCTTGGAGCTTGATACTGAGTATGTCATTGACGGAGTGAAGGTTACCTTCTTGGAGGCCAATCATTGCCCTGGTGCAGCTCTAATTCACTTTCGTCCTAGTGATGGCAAGACCTATCTCCACACTGGGGATTTTAGAGCATCAAAATCCATGCAATTGCACCCACTCCTCCAAACTGGCTGCATAAGTTTGCTTTATCTGGATACAACATATTGCAATCCAAAATACAA ATTTCCACCACAGGAGGATGTTATTGATTTTGTTGTCAGGACAGCTCAAAGGTATCTAAAGAAGCAACCAAAGACACTTATTGTTGTTGGGGCATATAGCATCGGGAAAGAGAATGTCTATCTAGCAATTTCTCAAGCTTTAGAG GTCCCTATATACACTGATGCATCACGAAGGCGGATTCTTCACTCATTTGGCTGGCCGGACTTGTCCAAAAGGATAAGTTCATGCAATCAAAGTTCACCACTTCATGTTCTGCCCCTTGCATCACTGCAACATGAG AACTTGAAGAAGTACTTGGAGACTCTTGATCAAAGATTTCTAGCTGTGCTGGCTTTTCGACCTACAG GTTGGACTTTTTCTGAGGCAGCTGGAAAGGAGCTTGACTTAATTAAACCTAGCTCTAGAGGCAGAGTTACAATCTATG GTGTACCTTATAGCGAGCACTCAAGTTTCAGCGAGCTTAGGGACTTTTTGAAG TTTCTGAGACCTCAAAAGGTAATTCCCACTGTTAATGTTGGTAATGCGGCAAACCGAGATAAAATGCAAGCTTATTTCCGGGAATGGCTCAAGGGCACGTGA
- the LOC119355035 gene encoding uncharacterized protein LOC119355035, with product MAVEPPPSNHHGDPSTSGGLGYFHLRLLGPAASLFLLRSDRLYSLSFSRRRGYRLRLIASPARRRRRCRRRDLLLSTAGCVLRLTHCFSSPDAVRVNGLPLDDGGGPVNLAVGDEVSLLLLGSRYGFVAEKFVACERGDEVAGSCEEVLVLRAESLRKRLRAISESQDPISFLRDPHRAHAGVKKARGEGDLLCQGNPINSFPQENLRQQECNSDQNRPGHQPDVTNEDTVQVPQRSKRCSNVELKGCSNGNVEQHHTEGCYSDGSTFFLNRLTGVKPEMRAEQHSGVTLPQLLHPIGSLLRVFIATFTSDISWFLDYCKIPQYLPVTIACHNKDRCWSANSENRTAVPFENHPNLLLVYPRFPEVIAFGKDRKNQGVACHHPKLIVLQREDSMRVIISSANLVPRQWHLITNTVWWQDFPRRTSPDYSDLFSAFEGPKSDFAAQLVSFIGSLINEVPSQAYWINEIAKYDFEGAGGYLVASVPGLYMPSPCYLESNYCLSEKQIIHTKSSYRIFLGSVQTSVVGLSHRFHLPSDAGSQLKALSVFLGKCRENMHGTTEVILKRNTNIPADANAVSVLVADLDKFCEEDSVQLGFLPREVAKWVSPLSDTGFFKFSGFIYPREALEAAFGATNTKVQLLMYVSKGPEFSQISGLIQDEHLPSLCSLVACLKRSPGLWRLEEVLSHFKWPETLETDFMYSASSIGTSINPQFIAHFASATGKRSNHDVDSEESDPEWGGWTAGHELKKPSISLLFPTIERVKSAACGIQLSRYLLSLPEKTWQRLRSTGIFHDAIPHPHDRIGHPMHVKVAQRRFRSRLGGHSFGWTYCGSHNFSPAAWGQPLRPPSKANPTDATRGAPSGSRLHICNYELGIILIAPLPGMSKEGNGRRHGIDGISLPFVIPAPQYKYSDRPATPLAIRQAMAEACIPQSDLSEETDEDIPDEDDEHVVELSDCCPEEKEEEKIYAETLWGQVDSSQSQGKDS from the exons ATGGCGGTGGAGCCGCCACCAAGCAACCACCACGGCGACCCATCTACTTCTGGCGGCCTGGGCTACTTCCATCTCCGCCTCCTCGGCCCCGCCGCGTCGCTCTTCCTGCTCCGCTCCGACCGCCTCTATTCTCTCTCCTTTTCCCGCCGCCGGGGCTACCGCCTCCGCCTCATCGCGTCCCCTGCGCGTCGCCGcaggcgctgccgccgccgcgatcTTCTGCTCAGCACTGCCGGCTGCGTCCTCCGCCTCACCCACTGCTTTTCCAGTCCCGACGCCGTGCGCGTCAATGGGCTGCccctcgacgacggcggcggcccggTCAATCTGGCCGTGGGCGACGAGGTCTCGCTGCTCCTCCTCGGCTCCAGGTACGGATTTGTGGCGGAGAAATTTGTCGCTTGCGAAAGGGGTGACGAGGTAGCGGGGTCCTGCGAGGAGGTTCTTGTGCTGAGGGCAGAGTCGCTCCGGAAGCGGCTAAGAGCGATCTCAGAGAGCCAGGACCCTATTTCTTTCTTGAGGGATCCACACCGTGCACATGCCGGAGTGAAAAAAGCGAGAGGAGAGGGTGATTTATTGTGTCAGGGCAATCCAATTAACTCTTTTCCTCAGGAGAATTTGCGGCAACAAGAATGCAATTCTGATCAAAACAGACCGGGACACCAACCTGATGTTACAAACGAAGATACTGTTCAGGTGCCTCAAAGAAGCAAACGATGCAGCAATGTAGAGCTCAAAGGGTGCAGTAATGGGAATGTAGAGCAGCATCACACGGAGGGTTGCTACTCAGACGGGAGCACATTCTTCCTGAACCGCCTCACTGGCGTAAAACCTGAAATGCGAGCGGAGCAACACAGTGGAGTGACCCTACCACAGCTTCTCCACCCTATTGGCAGCTTGTTGCGAGTGTTTATTGCAACGTTTACCTCTGACATTTCCTG GTTCCTGGACTACTGTAAGATTCCCCAGTACCTGCCAGTAACAATAGCATGCCACAACAAGGACAGATGCTGGAGTGCGAACAGTGAAAATAGAACTGCAGTCCCTTTCGAAAACCATCCTAATTTACTTCTAGT ATACCCCCGATTTCCAGAAGTGATAGCATTTGGAAAGGATAGGAAGAATCAAGGAGTTGCATGCCACCATCCAAAGCTCATAGTGTTACAGAGAGAGGACAGCATGCGTGTTATTATTTCTTCAGCTAACTTGGTACCTAGACAG TGGCATCTCATAACAAACACAGTGTGGTGGCAAGACTTTCCCCGTAGGACATCCCCCGATTATTCAGATCTTTTTAGTGCATTCGAGGGACCAAAATCTGATTTCGCTGCTCAGTTAGTTTCATTCATAGGATCCCTTATCAATGAAGTCCCTAGCCAAGCATATTGGATAAATGAGATAGCGAAGTATGATTTTGAAGGAGCTGGTGGGTACCTTGTTGCTTCAGTACCAGGGTTGTATATGCCAAGTCCTTGTTATTTGGAGTCCAATTATTGCCTTTCA GAAAAACAGATTATACATACAAAATCTTCATATAGAATATTCCTTGGTTCTGTGCAAACATCTGTAGTTGGTTTATCCCATCGGTTTCACTTACCATCTGATGCCGGTTCACAACTGAAAGCCTTGTCTGTATTTCTTGGAAAATGCCGTGAAAACATGCATGGAACTACAGAAGTGATCTTGAAAAGAAATACAAATATACCTGCAGATGCTAATGCTGTGAGTGTCCTTGTTGCTGATCTGGATAAATTTTGTGAGGAAG ATTCTGTCCAACTTGGTTTCTTGCCTAGAGAGGTTGCGAAATGGGTATCTCCCCTTAGTGACACAGGCTTCTTCAAATTTTCTGGATTTATCTACCCTAGAGAAGCCCTGGAAGCTGCATTTGGAGCAACTAACACAAAAGTGCAGTTGCTTATGTATGTATCAAAG GGTCCagagttttctcaaatttcagGGCTGATTCAGGATGAACATCTCCCTTCATTGTGCTCACTTGTAGCGTGCTTGAAAAGAAGCCCTGGGCTTTGGCGGTTAGAAGAG GTATTATCACACTTTAAGTGGCCTGAAACACTGGAGACTGATTTTATGTACA GTGCTTCATCCATTGGGACTTCTATTAATCCACAGTTCATTGCACACTTCGCTTCAGCGACAGGTAAACGATCCAATCACGATGTTGACTCCGAAGAATCTGATCCAGAG TGGGGTGGCTGGACAGCAGGCCATGAGCTAAAGAAGCCATCAATCAGTTTGTTATTTCCAACAATTGAGAGGGTGAAAAGCGCGGCTTGTGGAATTCAGTTGTCCAGATATTTGCTTTCTCTACCTGAG AAAACGTGGCAAAGATTGAGATCTACCGGCATATTTCATGATGCAATCCCACATCCACATGATAGGATAGGGCATCCTATGCATGTTAAG GTTGCTCAGAGGCGATTCCGGTCTCGGTTAGGTGGCCATTCATTTGGCTGGACTTACTGTGGATCTCACAATTTCAGCCCAGCTGCCTGGGGACAGCCGTTGCGCCCTCCGTCCAAAGCGAATCCTACTGATGCCACCAGAGGAGCTCCTTCTGGGTCAAGGCTGCACATTTGCAACTATGAGCTGGGCATCATTCTCATTGCCCCGCTGCCAGGCATGTCAAAGGAGGGCAATGGAAGGAGGCATGGGATTGATGGCATATCCCTTCCATTTGTCATCCCTGCACCACAATACAAGTACAGTGATAGGCCCGCGACACCGCTGGCTATACGACAAGCCATGGCCGAAGCTTGTATTCCGCAGAGCGACTTGTCGGAAGAGACTGACGAGGATATACCAGATGAAGATGATGAGCATGTGGTTGAGCTATCTGACTGTTGTCCTGAAGAGAAAGAAGAGGAAAAGATCTACGCAGAGACTCTATGGGGGCAGGTGGATTCTTCTCAGAGCCAGGGAAAAGATTCCTGA
- the LOC119355036 gene encoding probable alpha-amylase 2, with the protein MGQMVSDGVIQEQAARNGGIIKNGREILLQAFNWESHKHNWWSNLEGRVADIAKSGFTSVWLPPPTQSLSPEGYLPQNLYSLDSCYGSLQQLNSLIQNMNDHNIRAMADVVINHRVGTTKGSNGMYNRYDGIPISWDEHAVTSCSGGKGNKSTGDNFDGVPNIDHTQPFVRKDIIEWLIWLRETIGFQDFRFDFTKGYASKFVKEYIEESKPLFAVGEYWDSCEYAPPDNRLSYNQDKHRQRIINWIDSTGGLCAAFDFTTKGILQEAVKGELWRLRDPEEKPPGVMGWWPSRSVTFIENHDTGSTQGHWPFPSDHVMEGYAYILTHPGIPTVFYDHFFDWGDSFHDEIAKLMEIRKSQDIHSRSAVKILEASSNLYSAVIDDKLCMKIGEGPWCPSDPEWKLAACGDRYAVWHM; encoded by the exons ATGGGCCAGATG GTTTCCGATGGTGTCATCCAAGAACAGGCAGCTCGCAATG GCGGGATCATTAAGAACGGGAGGGAAATCCTATTGCAG GCTTTTAACTGGGAATCCCATAAACACAATTGGTGGAGTAATTTAGAGGGCAGAGTTGCCGACATTGCTAAATCTGGGTTTACATCAGTATGGTTGCCTCCACCGACACAATCGTTATCTCCAGAAG GCTATCTGCCACAGAACCTGTACAGCCTTGACTCTTGTTATGGTTCTCTTCAGCAGCTAAATTCGTTGATTCAGAACATGAATGACCACAATATAAGGGCTATGGCTGATGTAGTTATTAACCATCGAGTTGGGACTACTAAAGGATCAAATGGGATGTATAATCGTTATGATGGTATCCCAATATCATGGGACGAACATGCGGTTACATCTTGTTCTGGTGGGAAG GGGAACAAAAGTACTGGCGATAACTTTGATGGGGTTCCCAACATAGATCATACCCAGCCATTTGTAAGGAAGGATATTATTGAATGGCTGATCTGGCTTCGGGAAACCATTGGTTTTCAAGATTTCCGCTTTGATTTCACAAAAGG TTATGCTTCGAAGTTTGTGAAAGAATACATTGAGGAATCAAAGCCTCTTTTTGCAGTGGGGGAATACTGGGACAGCTGTGAATATGCCCCCCCTGACAACCGTCTGAGCTACAATCAGG ATAAACACAGGCAGAGAATTATCAATTGGATAGATAGCACTGGAGGACTTTGCGCTGCGTTTGATTTCACAACGAAGGGTATTCTTCAG GAGGCTGTGAAAGGAGAGTTGTGGCGTTTGCGCGACCCTGAAGAAAAGCCGCCTGGTGTGATGGGGTGGTGGCCTTCAAGATCAGTTACATTTATTGAAAATCATGACACAGGGTCAACTCAG GGCCATTGGCCATTTCCATCTGACCATGTCATGGAG GGATATGCTTATATACTCACGCACCCTGGAATCCCCACAGTGTTCTACGATCATTTCTTTGATTGGGGAGATTCTTTCCACGATGAAATAGCAAAACTG ATGGAGATTAGGAAATCCCAAGACATACATAGTCGTTCAGCTGTCAAAATTTTGGAGGCAAGCTCAAATCTGTACTCGGCAGTAATCGATGATAAGTTGTGCATGAAGATCGGAGAGGGCCCCTGGTGCCCAAGCGACCCAGAGTGGAAGCTGGCGGCATGTGGAGACAGATATGCCGTGTGGCACATGTAG